The Cygnus atratus isolate AKBS03 ecotype Queensland, Australia chromosome 2, CAtr_DNAZoo_HiC_assembly, whole genome shotgun sequence genome window below encodes:
- the VIRMA gene encoding protein virilizer homolog has product MAVDTATELLFLDTFKHQSAEQSTNIDVVRFPCVVYINEVRVIPPGVRAHTNLPDSRAYGETSPHTFQLDLFFNNVSKPSAPVFDRLGSLEYDENTSIIFRPNAKVNTDGLVLRGWYNCLTLAIYGSVDRVISHDRESPPPPPPPPPPPQQQPGLKRNPKHADGEKEDQFNGSPPRPQPRGPRTPPGPPPPDDDEDEPMPVSVVGEKEGDVDHREDYFEPISPDRTSIHQESQYSDEGEVEEDQPEEGDDEEDVDVEEEEDEEEDDGHTVESIPDEEEEEEDEDEDEEDGEEEEEGEGDDGYEQISSDEDGIADLERETFKYPSFDIEYTPEDLASVPPVTYEPFERELGPLLYFSCPYKTVFENEVAKIKDQDPEKENSGAVEASVKLTELLELYQEERGAKWVTALEEIPSLIVKGLSYLQVKDTKQDYITQLVDWTLQALNLQVALKQPIALNVRQLKAGTKLVSSLGECGTQGIMALLQAGVINVLFELLFADHVSSSLKLNAFKALDSVISTTEGMEMFLRGGVDVHEKSGYQKLLELILLDQTVRVVTAGSAILQKCHFYEILSDIKKVVDQLAESTPPLPNHTETEQDQDLAGLDRTNQEYENDVEAPMDMDHLLESSNISEGEVEKLVSLLEEIFHLMETAPHTMIQPPVKSFPTMARITGPPERDDPYPVLFRYLHSHHFLECITLLLSIPVTGVHPGVLQAIRDLLRFLAQSQKGLLFFISEYEATNLLIRALCQFSDPDQEEGLQSDGANEDTFALWLLHSTQTLQCISELFCHFQRCTASEETDHSDLLGTLHNLYLITFNPVGRSAVAHVFSLEKNLQSLITLMEYYSKEALGDSKSKKSVAYNYACILVLLVVQSSSDVQMLEQHSAPLLKLCKADENNTKLQELSKWLEPLKNLRFEINCIPNLIEYIKQNIDSLMTPDGVGLPTALRVLCHVACPPPVVEGQQKDLKWNLAVIQLFSSEGMDTFIRVLQKLNSILIQPWRLHVNMGTTLHRVTTISMARCTLTLLKTMLTELLRGGSFEFKDMRVPSALVSLHMLLCSIPLSGRLDSDEQKIQNDIVDILLTFTQGVNEKLTISEETLANNTWSLMLKEVLSSILRIPEGFFSGLILLSELLPLPLPMQTTQVIEPHDISVALNTRKLWSMHLHVQAKLIQEIVRSFSGSSCQPIQHMLRRICVQLCDLASPTALLIMRTVLDLIVEDLQSNTEDKEKQYTGQTTRLLALLDALASNKACKLAILHLINGTTKGDEKYAEVFQELLALMRSAGDNVTHQQSAEYVTSLLQSLCDQDIALILPSSSEGSVSELEQLSNSLPNKDLMPLICDCLMETLTNSESSYSCLLTCIRTMMFLTEHDYGFYHLKSSLRKHSSALYTVLKRVITSFSKDTGELASSFLDFMRQLLNSDTLGCCGDDGSLMEVDGSHPGRTLGLTTAELKHLLQSKEETPENLLLDLEKHVMDRSKEDDGLESLLDNIVGVRQMLESAGDSCPLSDQDVEPILSAPDSLQNLFNNRTTYVLADVMDDQLKPMWFSPFQAEEIDTDLDMVKVDLIELSEKGCSDFDLQAELERSFLSEPSSPGRTKTTKGFKLGKHKHETFITSSGKSEYIEPAKRAHVVPPPRGRGRGGFGQGIRPHDIFRQRKQNTSRPPSMHVDDFVAAESKEVVTPDGIPPAKRPPKVSQKISSRGGFSGNRGGRGAFHSQNRFFTPPASKGNYSRREGARGSSWSAQSTPRGTYNDSRGGQSNFNRGPLPPLRPLSSAGYRPSPRDRASRGRGGIGPSWTSANSSSSGGSRGKFVSGGSGRGRHVRSFTR; this is encoded by the exons ATGGCGGTGGACACCGCCACCGAGCTCCTCTTCCTCGATACGTTCAAGCACCAGAGCGCCGAG CAAAGTACCAATATAGATGTAGTTCGTTTTCCGTGCGTGGTTTACATAAATGAAGTACGTGTCATTCCTCCCGGAGTGAGAGCTCACACGAATTTGCCTGACAGTAGGGCTTATGG AGAGACATCCCCACATACATTTCAACTGGACTTGTTTTTCAACAATGTCAGCAAGCCAAGTGCCCCGGTTTTTGATAGGCTGGGGAG CCTCGAATATGATGAAAATACTTCAATTATTTTCAGACCCAACGCAAAG gtcAACACAGATGGATTGGTTCTAAGAGGATGGTACAACTGTCTGACTTTGGCAATATATGGCTCAGTTGACAGAGTAATCAGTCATGACAGAGAATCACCACCTCCGCCTCCacctccgccgcctcctccccaGCAACAGCCTGGTTtgaaaagaaacccaaaacatG ctgatggagagaaagaagaccAGTTCAATGGCAGTCCTCCAAGACCACAACCTAGGGGACCAAGGACACCTCCAGGGCCGCCGCCTCCTGATGATGATGAGGATGAACCTATGCCAGTGTCAG TggttggggaaaaagaaggtgATGTGGACCACAGGGAGGATTACTTCGAGCCCATTTCTCCTGATAGAACATCCATTCATCAAGAAAGCCAGTATTCTGATGAGGGAGAAGTGGAAGAAGATCAACCAGAAGAAGGAGATGATGAAGAAGATGTGGAtgttgaggaggaagaggatgaggaagaagaCGATGGGCATACAGTAGAGAGCATTCctgatgaggaagaggaagaagaagatgaagacGAAGATGAAGAAGATGgcgaagaggaggaggaaggtgaag GAGATGATGGATATGAGCAGATTTCAAGTGATGAAGATGGAATTGCTGATCTGGAACGTGAAACATTTAAGTATCCAAGCTTTGATATTGAGTACACTCCTGAGGATCTGGCATCTGTGCCTCCTGTGACGTATGAACCTTTTGAAAGGGAGCTCGGACCTCTTTTATACTTCAGCTGCCCTTACAAGACTGTATTTGAGAATGAAGTTGCGAAAATAAAGGACCAAgacccagaaaaagaaaattcagggGCAGTGGAAGCCTCCGTTAAATTAACTGAACTGCTGGAATTGTATCAAGAGGAAAGGGGTGCAAAGTGGGTGACTGCATTAGAAGAAATTCCGAGTTTAATAGTAAAAGGATTGAGCTATCTGCAGGTTAAAGACACAAAGCAGGACTATATTACTCAGCTGGTAGACTGGACCCTGCAAGCTTTAAACCTTCAGGTAGCTCTCAAGCAGCCCATCGCTTTGAATGTCCGGCAACTCAAAGCTGGGACAAAACTGGTATCGTCATTAGGAGAATGTGGGACTCAAGGAATAATGGCACTCTTGCAGGCGGGAGTTATTAATGTATTGTTTGAACTGTTGTTTGCAGACCACGTATCGTCCTCCCTTAAGCTTAATGCTTTTAAAGCTTTGGATAGTGTTATTAGTACGACTGAGGGAATGGAAATGTTTCTAAGAGGTGGCGTAGACGTACATGAAAAAAGCGGTTATCAGAAACTCCTTGAACTCATTCTGTTAGACCAGACGGTGAGAGTAGTCACTGCTGGCTCTGCAATTCTCCAGAAATGTCACTTCTATGAGATTCTGTCGGATATTAAAAAGGTGGTCGATCAGTTAGCCGAGAGCACTCCTCCTCTTCCTAATCACACGGAGACAGAACAGGACCAGGACTTGGCAGGACTTGACAGAACCAACCAAGAATATGAGAACGATGTGGAGGCTCCTATGGATATGGATCACCTTTTGGAATCTTCTAATATAAGCGAAGGAGAGGTGGAAAAGCTTGTTAGTCTTCTGGAAGAAATCTTCCATTTAATGGAAACTGCTCCTCATACAATGATTCAGCCACCCGTGAAATCTTTCCCAACGATGGCACGCATTACAGGCCCTCCAGAAAGGGATGATCCTTACCCTGTCCTGTTTAG GTATCTTCACAGTCACCACTTCTTGGAATGCATTACTTTGCTACTGTCTATTCCAGTGACAGGCGTGCATCCAGGTGTGCTCCAAGCTATCCGAGACCTCTTGCGTTTCCTGGCGCAGTCCCAGAAGGGTCTCCTCTTCTTTATTTCCGAGTACGAAGCGACGAACTTGTTGATAAGAGCACTTTGTCAGTTTTCCGATCCGGATCAAGAGGAAGGTCTCCAGTCAGATGGTGCAAACGAGGACACCTTTGCCCTGTGGCTCCTGCATTCGACGCAGACGTTACAGTGCatttcagaattgttttgcCACTTTCAGCGGTGCACAGCCAGCGAGGAAACCGACCATTCAGATCTGTTGGGAACACTTCACAACCTTTACTTGATCACCTTCAACCCTGTGGGAAGATCTGCTGTGGCTCATGTcttcagtctggagaaaaacCTCCAAAGTCTTATTACTTTAATGGAGTACTATTCCAAGGAAGCTTTAGG AGACTCAAAGTCTAAGAAGTCAGTTGCTTACAATTATGCCTGCATCCTTGTTTTGCTGGTGGTTCAGTCTTCTAGTGATGTCCAAATGCTGGAGCAGCACTCGGCGCCTTTGCTGAAGCTTTGTAAGGCAGACGAAAATAACACCAAATTGCAAG agctcagcaagTGGCTTGAACCTTTGAAAAATCTTagatttgaaataaattgtattcCAAATCTCATTGAATATATCAAACAG aatattgACAGTTTGATGACCCCGGATGGAGTTGGCCTTCCTACGGCCCTTCGTGTTCTGTGTCACGTAGCATGTCCACCACCTGTCGTAGAAG gtCAACAGAAAGACCTTAAATGGAATCTTGCAGTTATTCAGCTCTTCTCTTCCGAGGGAATGGACACCTTCATTCGGGTCCTGCAGAAGCTGAACAGCATCCTCATTCAGCCTTGGCGACTCCACGTCAACATGGGCACCACGCTTCACAGAGTTACAACTATTTCCATGGCCCGCTGTACGCTGACACTCCTTAAAACAATGCTAACAGAACTCTTGCGGGGCGGATCTTTTGAGTTTAAGGACATGCGCGTTCCGTCGGCGCTCGTTTCTTTACACATGCTCCTGTGTTCTATCCCTCTCTCGGGCCGCTTGGATAGCGATGAGCAGAAAATTCAGAATGACATTGTTGACATCTTACTGACTTTTACGCAGGGCGTTAATGAAAAACTTAccatttcagaagaaactttGGCAAACAATACTTGGTCTTTAATGCTAAAGGAAGTTCTCTCCTCAATTTTGAGAATTCCTGAGGGTTTTTTCTCTGGACtcattctgctttcagaactgTTGCCTCTTCCACTGCCCATGCAGACAACTCAG GTAATCGAGCCACATGATATTTCAGTGGCACTTAACACCAGGAAGCTGTGGAGCATGCACCTTCACGTTCAAGCCAAACTGATCCAAGAGATAGTTAGATCGTTCTCTGGTTCATCTTGCCAGCCTATTCAGCATATGTTGAGACGTATTTGTGTTCAGCTGTGCGACTTGGCTTCGCCTACCGCTCTTCTTATCATGAGGACTGTATTGGACCTGATTGTAGAAGACCTGCAAAG caacacagaagataaagagaaaCAATACACTGGACAAACCACTCGATTGCTTGCTTTATTGGATGCCCTGGCTTCAAACAAAGCTTGTAAATTGGCTATTTTGCATCTTATCAACGGAACTACTAAAGGTGATGAAAAGTATGCAGAAGTTTTCCAGGAGCTCCTGGCTCTAATGCGGTCAGCTGGAGACAACGTCACTCATCAACAGAGTGCTGAATATGTAACCTCTCTTCTGCAGTCCCTCTGCGATCAG GATATTGCCCTCATTTTGCCAAGTTCATCAGAAGGCTCTGTGTCTGAGTTAGAGCAGCTTTCCAATTCCTTACCAAACAAGGATCTGATGCCGTTAATTTGTGACTGCTTAATGGAAACATTAACCAATTCTGAGAGCAGTTACAGTTGTCTGCTGACCTGTATCCGAACAATGATGTTCCTTACAGAGCACGACTATGGCTTCTATCACTTAAAGAG CTCCCtaagaaaacacagcagtgctCTGTACACTGTATTAAAGCGAGTAATCACCAGTTTCAGCAAAGACACAGGTGAACTAGCCTCTTCTTTCTTGGATTTTATGCGACAGCTTCTAAACTCGGATACACTG GGATGCTGTGGAGATGATGGAAGCCTTATGGAAGTAGATGGATCTCATCCAGGCAGAACGCTGGGTCTGACCACTGCGGAGTTAAAACATCTACTGCAGAGCAAAGAGGAGACCCCAGAGAACCTATTGCTTGATCTGGAGAAACATGTTATG GATCGTTCTAAGGAAGACGATGGCCTTGAATCCTTGCTGGACAACATCGTTGGAGTCAGGCAAATGTTGGAATCGGCGGGTGATTCTTGTCCCCTGAGTGACCAAGATGTAGAGCCTATTCTTTCTGCACCAGACTCTCTTCAGAATTTGTTTAACAACAG GACTACGTACGTGCTGGCAGATGTGATGGACGACCAGCTGAAGCCCATGTGGTTCTCACCCTTTCAGGCTGAAGAAATAGACACTGATCTGGATATG GTGAAAGTTGACTTGATTGAGCTGTCAGAGAAGGGCTGCAGTGACTTTGACTTGCAAGCTGAGTTGGAGAGGTCATTTTTGTCAGAACCGTCATCCCCTGGTCGGACAAAAACCACAAAAGGTTTCAAACTTGGCAAGCACAAGCATGAGACCTTCATAACGTCAAG CGGAAAATCTGAATACATAGAGCCTGCAAAGAGAGCTCATGTTGTGCCGCCACcaagaggaagaggcaggggAGGATTTGGACAAGGAATTCGACCACATGATATCTTCCGTCAGAGGAAGCAGAACACCAGCAGACCACCCTCCATGCACGTGGATGATTTTGTTGCTGCGGAGAGCAAAGAAGTCGTCACTCCAGATGGGATACCACCAGCCAAAAGGCCACCAAAAGTGTCACAGAAAATTTCTTCACGTGGTGGGTTCTCAGGGAATCGTGGAGGACGGGGAGCTTTTCACAGTCAGAACAGGTTCTTTACCCCACCCGCTTCAAAAG GAAATTACAGTCGCCGTGAAGGCGCTCGAGGCTCAAGTTGGAGCGCCCAGAGTACGCCCAGAGGAACCTACAATGACAGTAGAGGTGGTCAAAGCAATTTTAACAGGGGTCCACTGCCACCACTGAGACCATTAAGTTCAGCAG gCTACCGACCGAGTCCTCGCGATCGTGCTTCCAGAGGCCGGGGAGGAATTGGACCATCTTGGACAAGTGCTAATAGTAGTAGCAGTGGTGGCTCAAGAGGAAAGTTTGTTAGTGGAGGCAGTGGAAGAGGTCGTCATGTACGTTCCTTCACGCGATAA